A genome region from Ottowia testudinis includes the following:
- a CDS encoding ornithine cyclodeaminase, with protein MNDIALINPPAAEDGTLFLSVEHAIDLVRRKGVITCLRGIAQAIRADFLRWPEFDKSARVAAHSAQGVIELMPVADGERYSFKYVNGHPYNHRLGLPTVMAFGVLAEVATGRPLLLSELTLTTALRTAAMSAVAAQALARPGSRVMALIGNGAQSEFQALAFQALLGIEALRVYDVDEQATDKLMVNLQGSGLRITRCASTAEAVQGADIVTTVTADKLHATILTADMIAPGMHINAVGGDCPGKTELAAGVLTAGRVFVEYPPQTRIEGDIQQMPADFAVTELWQVLAGQQPGRLAADDITVFDSVGFALEDYSALRYMHAAALELGLGERIALVPEMEDPKDLMGLLRAPATPCWDMRRTTGSPLAFRAAEAS; from the coding sequence ATGAATGACATTGCTTTGATCAACCCACCCGCCGCCGAAGACGGCACCTTGTTCCTGAGCGTTGAGCACGCCATCGACCTGGTGCGCCGCAAGGGCGTGATCACCTGCCTGCGCGGGATCGCGCAAGCCATCCGGGCCGACTTTCTGCGTTGGCCGGAATTCGACAAGTCCGCGCGCGTGGCGGCGCATTCGGCGCAGGGCGTGATTGAGCTGATGCCGGTGGCCGATGGCGAGCGCTACAGCTTCAAGTACGTCAATGGTCATCCGTACAACCATCGCCTGGGTCTGCCCACGGTGATGGCCTTTGGCGTGCTGGCCGAAGTCGCCACCGGGCGGCCGCTGCTGCTGTCCGAGCTGACGCTGACCACCGCGCTGCGCACCGCCGCCATGTCCGCCGTGGCGGCGCAAGCGCTGGCGCGCCCCGGCAGCCGCGTGATGGCGCTGATCGGCAACGGTGCGCAAAGCGAATTTCAGGCGCTGGCGTTTCAGGCATTGCTGGGGATTGAGGCGCTGCGCGTGTACGACGTGGACGAGCAGGCCACCGACAAGCTGATGGTGAACCTGCAGGGCAGCGGCCTGCGCATCACCCGCTGCGCCAGCACGGCGGAGGCGGTGCAAGGCGCCGACATCGTGACCACCGTCACGGCCGACAAGCTCCACGCCACCATCCTGACGGCGGACATGATCGCGCCGGGCATGCACATCAATGCCGTGGGGGGCGATTGCCCGGGCAAGACCGAGCTGGCCGCGGGCGTGTTGACGGCAGGCCGCGTGTTCGTCGAATACCCACCGCAAACACGCATTGAGGGAGACATCCAGCAGATGCCGGCCGACTTTGCCGTCACCGAGCTGTGGCAGGTGCTGGCTGGCCAGCAGCCCGGGCGCTTGGCGGCCGACGACATCACCGTGTTCGATTCGGTGGGCTTCGCGCTCGAAGACTATTCAGCCTTGCGCTACATGCACGCCGCCGCCTTGGAGCTGGGCCTGGGTGAGCGCATCGCGCTGGTGCCGGAGATGGAAGATCCGAAGGACCTGATGGGCCTGCTGCGCGCGCCGGCGACGCCGTGCTGGGACATGCGGCGCACCACCGGTAGCCCGTTGGCGTTCCGCGCGGCGGAGGCCTCATGA
- a CDS encoding ABC transporter substrate-binding protein, with the protein MGLMGVTCAAQAQTAGGVLTAIVQPEPPMLMLGLNQQGPTQYVASKIYQGLLTYDAQLKPLPSLAKAWNISPDNLTYTFELQPGVKWHDGKPFTAADVVFSVDKFLREMHPRARPVINKYLESAKAPSPTTVEFKLKEPFSPFLSAFVVDNMPMVPKHIYEGTDFRTNPANQTPIGTGPFKFKEWKKGSHIVLTKNPDYWKKGQPYLDEIVFRVIPDAASRAVAFEKGDVQVLRGGDVDNVDIKRLKALPGVESTTKGWEMYGPLAFMIFNERKPPFDNVKVRQAVMHAMNRKFIVDNILFGMGKVATGPIASSTMFYDKNVPNFEFNLKKARALIAESGVNVGATPVKLVAFPYGSSWDRLGEYTKQSLEQIGFKVDLVATDAGGWAKRTGDFDFDLTFNFTYQFGDPALGVARHFMSTNIIKGSPFVNNQGYVNKKVDELFTTAAAARQPDLRQKLYSELQQILVQDVALGYLFELEYATLSRGNVKNLVTTGIGLNESFDSVYIQKK; encoded by the coding sequence ATGGGTTTGATGGGCGTGACCTGCGCCGCCCAGGCCCAGACTGCTGGCGGCGTGCTCACCGCCATCGTGCAGCCCGAGCCGCCCATGCTGATGCTTGGCTTGAATCAGCAAGGCCCCACGCAGTACGTGGCCAGCAAGATTTACCAGGGCCTGCTCACCTACGATGCGCAGCTCAAGCCGTTGCCCTCGTTGGCAAAGGCGTGGAATATTTCGCCCGACAACCTGACGTACACCTTCGAGTTGCAACCCGGCGTGAAGTGGCATGACGGCAAGCCCTTTACCGCCGCCGACGTGGTGTTCAGCGTGGACAAGTTCCTGCGCGAAATGCACCCGCGCGCGCGGCCGGTGATCAACAAGTATCTGGAATCGGCCAAGGCGCCCAGCCCCACCACCGTCGAATTCAAGCTGAAGGAGCCGTTCTCGCCGTTCCTGAGCGCCTTCGTGGTCGACAACATGCCGATGGTGCCCAAGCACATTTATGAAGGCACCGATTTCCGCACCAACCCGGCCAATCAAACGCCCATTGGCACCGGGCCCTTCAAGTTCAAGGAGTGGAAGAAGGGCTCGCACATCGTGCTGACGAAAAATCCCGACTATTGGAAAAAGGGCCAGCCGTACCTGGACGAAATCGTCTTTCGCGTGATTCCCGATGCCGCCTCGCGCGCGGTGGCGTTTGAAAAAGGCGACGTGCAGGTGCTGCGCGGTGGCGACGTGGACAACGTGGACATCAAGCGCCTGAAGGCGCTGCCGGGCGTAGAGAGCACCACCAAGGGCTGGGAAATGTACGGCCCGCTGGCCTTCATGATCTTCAACGAGCGCAAGCCGCCGTTCGACAATGTGAAGGTGCGCCAGGCCGTCATGCACGCCATGAACCGCAAGTTCATCGTGGACAACATCCTGTTCGGCATGGGCAAGGTGGCCACGGGGCCGATTGCCTCCAGCACCATGTTCTACGACAAGAACGTGCCCAACTTCGAATTCAACCTGAAGAAGGCGCGCGCGCTGATTGCCGAAAGCGGCGTGAACGTGGGCGCCACGCCGGTCAAGCTGGTGGCGTTTCCGTATGGATCGTCGTGGGATAGGCTGGGCGAATACACCAAGCAGAGCCTGGAGCAGATCGGCTTCAAGGTGGACCTGGTGGCCACCGACGCCGGCGGCTGGGCCAAGCGTACGGGTGACTTCGATTTTGACCTGACCTTCAACTTCACCTACCAGTTTGGCGACCCGGCATTGGGCGTGGCGCGGCATTTCATGTCGACCAACATCATCAAGGGCTCGCCGTTCGTCAACAACCAGGGCTACGTGAACAAGAAGGTCGACGAGCTGTTCACCACCGCGGCCGCCGCGCGCCAGCCCGATCTGCGCCAGAAGCTGTATTCCGAACTGCAGCAGATCCTGGTGCAGGACGTGGCGCTGGGCTATTTGTTCGAACTGGAGTACGCCACGCTCTCGCGCGGCAACGTGAAAAACCTGGTGACGACCGGCATCGGCTTGAACGAGTCGTTTGACAGCGTGTACATCCAGAAGAAATAG
- the ctlX gene encoding citrulline utilization hydrolase CtlX translates to MTSAHRLRSIQAPPAVVMVRPHRFESNPETAQDNRFQSLPTGQPPSAIAQAAHAEVTAAAERLRQAGVTVHLFEDTGELNTPDSVFPNNWFSTHPGGHIAIYPMYNPSRRRERRADVIEMLKRDYRVQDVIDYSGLEPDGLFLEGTGAMVFDHLARVAYTARSNRADPLALERFATHFNFEPMVFDTRDSSGQPIYHTNVLMCIGTAFALVALDGFVDPARAAQVRTRLEESGRQVIPISMAQVAEFAGNAIELSAPGHRLLALSERAAASLTPAQKAVIDESAELLPLRVPTIELAGGSVRCMLAGIHLSPRGVGA, encoded by the coding sequence ATGACCAGCGCGCACCGCCTGCGTTCCATCCAGGCCCCGCCGGCCGTGGTGATGGTGCGTCCGCACCGCTTTGAATCCAATCCCGAGACGGCGCAGGACAACCGGTTTCAATCGCTGCCCACCGGCCAGCCGCCTTCCGCCATCGCCCAGGCCGCGCACGCGGAGGTCACGGCCGCCGCCGAGCGGCTGCGCCAGGCCGGCGTCACCGTGCACCTGTTCGAAGACACGGGCGAGCTGAACACGCCCGATTCGGTGTTCCCGAACAACTGGTTCTCGACCCATCCGGGCGGACACATCGCGATTTATCCGATGTACAACCCCAGCCGCCGCCGGGAGCGGCGCGCGGATGTGATTGAGATGCTCAAGCGCGACTACCGCGTGCAGGACGTCATCGACTATTCGGGCCTGGAGCCCGACGGCCTGTTCCTGGAAGGCACCGGCGCCATGGTGTTCGACCACCTCGCGCGCGTGGCCTACACCGCGCGTTCCAACCGCGCGGACCCGCTGGCGCTGGAGCGTTTTGCCACGCACTTCAACTTCGAGCCGATGGTGTTCGACACCCGCGACAGCTCGGGCCAGCCGATTTACCACACCAACGTGCTGATGTGCATCGGCACCGCGTTTGCACTGGTGGCGCTGGATGGCTTCGTGGACCCCGCCCGCGCCGCCCAGGTGCGCACCCGGCTGGAGGAATCGGGCCGCCAGGTGATCCCGATCAGCATGGCGCAGGTGGCCGAATTCGCCGGCAACGCGATCGAGCTCAGTGCCCCCGGCCATCGGCTGCTGGCCCTCTCGGAACGTGCCGCCGCCAGCCTGACGCCAGCGCAAAAAGCCGTCATCGACGAAAGCGCCGAGCTGCTGCCGCTTCGCGTGCCGACCATTGAGCTGGCCGGCGGCTCGGTGCGCTGCATGCTGGCGGGCATTCATTTGTCGCCGCGTGGTGTCGGCGCCTGA
- a CDS encoding ABC transporter permease: MKAFFSRFAAHRGALVGLIILAGVLLMAATCSLWFEESPWAMVAEPLIPPFQNGDYWFGTDMLGRDLAAGLAYGARVSLLVGVVSTVVAVLVGVLLGALAGYYGGWVDDVLMRLTEFFQTIPQLAMAVVLVAIFTPSIYSIVGAIAVVSWPPVARLVRGEFLTLRQREFVQAAVVIGQRPARIIFSQILPNVMAPIVVTASLMIATAILTESALSFLGLGDRNLMSWGFMIGAARTMLREAPMMSVLPGVAILLTVLAINLIGEGLNDATNPQLRRRGEA, translated from the coding sequence ATGAAGGCTTTTTTTAGCCGCTTTGCCGCCCACCGGGGGGCGCTGGTGGGCCTCATCATTCTGGCCGGTGTGCTGCTCATGGCCGCGACGTGTTCGCTTTGGTTTGAGGAGTCGCCCTGGGCCATGGTGGCGGAGCCGCTGATTCCGCCGTTCCAGAACGGCGACTACTGGTTCGGCACCGACATGCTGGGCCGCGATCTGGCCGCCGGCTTGGCCTACGGCGCGCGCGTGTCGCTGCTGGTGGGGGTGGTATCGACTGTCGTCGCGGTGCTTGTGGGCGTGCTGCTGGGCGCGCTGGCCGGTTACTACGGTGGCTGGGTCGATGACGTGCTGATGCGGCTGACCGAGTTCTTCCAGACCATTCCGCAACTGGCGATGGCGGTGGTGCTGGTGGCCATCTTCACGCCGTCGATCTATTCCATCGTGGGCGCCATTGCCGTGGTGTCGTGGCCGCCGGTGGCGCGTCTGGTGCGCGGCGAATTTCTCACCCTGCGCCAGCGCGAATTCGTGCAGGCGGCGGTGGTGATTGGCCAGCGGCCAGCGCGAATCATCTTCTCGCAGATTCTGCCCAACGTGATGGCGCCCATCGTGGTGACGGCCTCGCTGATGATCGCCACCGCCATCCTGACCGAATCGGCGCTGTCGTTTCTGGGTCTGGGCGATCGCAACCTGATGAGTTGGGGTTTCATGATCGGCGCCGCCCGCACCATGCTGCGCGAGGCGCCGATGATGAGCGTGCTGCCCGGCGTGGCGATCTTGCTTACCGTGCTGGCTATCAACCTGATCGGCGAAGGCCTGAACGACGCCACCAATCCGCAACTGCGGCGCAGGGGTGAGGCATGA
- a CDS encoding FUSC family protein, whose product MNAELLTRWLGAARSERWRRVLLSDYVLNGASCALGMFMVSAIVHLVFGTDAAANATVGVIAALAPDLAGPRRGKLATIVVAPLIGVPLFLAVQLLRGHPVGLGMFLVPATFIAFLVMAWGKRGAPVAIGVMLVMVFSMSTPVAPDAGQALARTFYCALGCALYVVYAVAANQLLNARYRTQLTADLLLAVAALLRAHARRVAAAPGAASGDPAASLGDLLKRQAALADQLQATRDVVLEAPRTPRRQMLAGMLIVVLEMRDHLVASELDLDRVRQAAGHAHALGEIAAIYRDMAADIDRLADALLLHQTPAPAADHQERLAALRLAAGEANAGHAPDGGEAMRAALLRGVAYRARHQSNAVRQLTALARGEAAPDLAVVRASWRLFVSPTDWSPQPFLTIWHWRQPALRHAVRAALAVGCGYAIATSLPWGSHDYWVLLTIVVVLRGSLAQTLERRNQRVAGTVIGSFLATGFLALRPSTLAMVLAATVAQGVAHGFALRRYTITAVAASVLGLVQSHMLYAGTSPTFALLERIGDTLLGAGVAWAFAYVLPSWERGQLTGLVRRVLRALDQHAAQSLSLARIDEIDTEPELTWRLARREAYDALSALVQATERALAEPRAVQPPLALLEQLQGQSYQLLGQLSAVRSMLLLRRNQLKLDAIAQPLEQSAARIHATLTMPSAESAPPTAADGKDLPPEGTLRAVPEDLPDPFEQDISPWVLRRLALAERLAERVRRNAGQIKQQLAGPVDAA is encoded by the coding sequence ATGAACGCCGAGTTGCTCACCCGCTGGCTCGGCGCCGCGCGCAGCGAACGCTGGCGGCGCGTGCTGTTGAGCGACTACGTGCTCAACGGCGCGTCGTGCGCGCTGGGCATGTTCATGGTCTCGGCGATCGTGCATCTGGTGTTTGGCACCGACGCGGCCGCCAACGCCACGGTCGGCGTGATCGCCGCGCTGGCGCCCGATCTGGCCGGCCCGCGCCGCGGCAAGCTGGCCACCATCGTGGTGGCGCCGCTGATCGGCGTGCCCTTGTTCCTGGCGGTGCAGCTGCTGCGCGGCCATCCGGTGGGCCTGGGCATGTTTCTGGTACCCGCCACCTTCATCGCGTTTCTGGTCATGGCCTGGGGCAAGCGCGGCGCGCCAGTGGCCATTGGCGTCATGCTGGTGATGGTTTTTTCCATGTCCACGCCGGTGGCGCCCGACGCCGGCCAGGCGCTGGCACGCACGTTCTACTGCGCGTTGGGCTGCGCGCTGTACGTGGTGTACGCGGTCGCGGCCAACCAGCTGCTGAATGCACGCTATCGCACGCAGCTCACGGCCGATCTGCTGCTGGCGGTGGCGGCGCTGCTGCGAGCGCATGCGCGGCGTGTGGCGGCGGCGCCAGGTGCTGCCAGCGGCGACCCGGCGGCCAGCCTGGGCGATCTGCTCAAGCGCCAGGCCGCGCTGGCCGACCAGCTGCAGGCCACGCGCGACGTCGTGCTGGAGGCCCCACGCACGCCGCGCCGCCAAATGCTGGCCGGCATGCTCATCGTGGTGCTGGAGATGCGCGACCACCTGGTGGCCAGCGAGCTTGACCTGGACCGCGTGCGCCAGGCCGCCGGTCACGCCCATGCGCTGGGCGAAATCGCCGCCATCTACCGCGACATGGCGGCCGATATCGACCGCCTGGCCGACGCCCTGCTGTTGCACCAGACCCCCGCGCCAGCGGCCGACCACCAGGAGCGCCTGGCCGCGCTGCGCCTGGCCGCCGGCGAGGCCAACGCCGGCCACGCGCCGGACGGCGGCGAGGCCATGCGCGCTGCCCTGCTGCGCGGCGTGGCCTACCGCGCGCGCCACCAAAGCAACGCGGTGCGCCAGCTCACCGCTCTGGCGCGCGGCGAGGCGGCGCCCGATTTGGCCGTGGTGCGCGCCAGCTGGCGCCTGTTCGTCAGCCCCACCGACTGGTCGCCGCAGCCCTTTCTCACCATCTGGCACTGGCGCCAGCCAGCGCTGCGCCACGCCGTGCGGGCCGCGCTCGCGGTGGGCTGCGGCTACGCCATCGCCACCTCGCTGCCCTGGGGGTCACACGATTACTGGGTGCTGCTGACCATCGTCGTGGTGCTGCGCGGCAGCCTGGCGCAGACGCTGGAGCGGCGCAATCAGCGCGTGGCCGGCACCGTCATTGGAAGTTTCCTGGCCACCGGCTTTCTGGCGCTGCGCCCATCCACGCTGGCGATGGTGCTGGCTGCCACGGTGGCGCAGGGCGTGGCGCACGGCTTCGCGCTGCGGCGCTACACCATCACCGCCGTGGCCGCGTCGGTGCTGGGGCTGGTGCAGTCGCACATGCTGTATGCCGGTACCAGCCCCACCTTCGCGCTGCTCGAGCGCATCGGCGACACGCTGCTGGGCGCCGGCGTCGCCTGGGCATTTGCCTACGTGCTGCCGTCGTGGGAACGCGGCCAGCTGACCGGCCTGGTGCGGCGCGTTCTGCGCGCGCTGGACCAGCACGCCGCGCAATCGCTGAGCCTGGCGCGCATCGACGAGATCGATACCGAGCCCGAGCTGACCTGGCGCCTGGCGCGGCGCGAAGCTTACGACGCGCTGTCGGCGCTGGTACAGGCCACCGAGCGCGCGTTGGCCGAGCCGCGCGCCGTGCAGCCGCCGCTGGCGTTGCTGGAGCAACTGCAGGGCCAAAGCTACCAGCTGCTGGGGCAACTGAGCGCCGTCAGGTCGATGCTGCTGCTGCGCCGCAACCAGCTCAAGCTGGACGCCATCGCGCAGCCGCTGGAGCAGTCCGCCGCGCGCATCCACGCCACGCTGACGATGCCGAGCGCCGAATCCGCAC
- a CDS encoding dipeptide ABC transporter ATP-binding protein: MTATSREPLLHVSGLTVPLPAGSDRPYAVREVSFELRAGEILCIVGESGSGKSVSANAIMGLLPSHLKPSAGRISFQQQDLLTLDEEALRELRGRAIGMVFQEPMSALNPVMRVGDQIAEVMAVHGAYPGAARRQRVLELLELVGLPDPPSLQHAHPHRLSGGQRQRVMIAMALALEPAVLIADEPTTALDVTTQAQLLALIQRIQAAKGMGVMFITHDFGVVADIADRVAVMEKGLLVEQGPAQQVLNHPQHPYTQRLIAAVPARGTGASGGMPAIPAPILEVKNLRKTYRSGGGWLAPRRIVHAVDDVSFTVPRGHTLGIVGESGSGKSTIGKCLLRLTGIDGGQLLFEGQDIAPLKAHEFRPLRRHLQMVFQDPFASLNPRHTVGRSIAAGPLANGVPAAEAEQRARELLRLVELDESAYDRYPHAFSGGQRQRVGIARALALNPKLLVADESVSALDVSVQAQILKLLQDLQQRLQLSMVFITHDLRVAAQICHDIVVMHQGRIVERGAPEQVFDAPQHPYTQRLVGAIAGQHWRPMAAA, from the coding sequence ATGACGGCCACGTCACGCGAACCGCTGCTGCACGTGAGCGGCCTCACGGTGCCCCTGCCCGCTGGCAGCGACCGGCCGTATGCGGTACGGGAGGTCTCGTTCGAGCTGCGCGCGGGCGAGATTCTGTGCATCGTGGGCGAATCCGGCTCGGGTAAATCCGTCAGCGCCAATGCCATCATGGGCTTGCTGCCCTCGCATCTGAAACCCAGCGCCGGGCGCATCAGCTTCCAGCAGCAAGACCTGCTGACCCTGGACGAAGAAGCCTTGCGCGAGCTGCGCGGGCGCGCCATCGGCATGGTATTCCAGGAGCCGATGTCGGCGCTCAATCCTGTCATGCGCGTGGGCGATCAGATCGCCGAGGTGATGGCGGTGCATGGCGCCTACCCAGGCGCGGCGCGGCGCCAGCGCGTGCTGGAGCTGTTGGAGCTGGTCGGCTTGCCCGATCCGCCCAGCCTGCAGCACGCGCATCCGCACCGCCTGTCGGGGGGCCAGCGCCAGCGCGTGATGATCGCCATGGCGCTGGCGTTGGAGCCGGCGGTGCTGATCGCCGATGAGCCGACCACGGCGCTGGACGTCACCACGCAGGCGCAGTTGCTGGCTTTGATCCAGCGCATCCAGGCCGCCAAGGGGATGGGCGTGATGTTCATCACGCACGACTTTGGCGTGGTGGCCGACATTGCCGATCGCGTGGCGGTCATGGAAAAAGGTTTGCTGGTCGAGCAGGGCCCGGCCCAGCAGGTGCTGAACCACCCGCAACACCCCTACACCCAGCGCTTGATTGCCGCCGTGCCCGCTCGCGGCACTGGCGCCAGCGGCGGTATGCCCGCCATTCCGGCGCCTATCCTCGAAGTCAAGAACCTGCGCAAGACCTACCGCAGCGGCGGTGGCTGGCTGGCGCCCAGGCGCATCGTTCACGCGGTGGACGACGTGAGCTTTACCGTCCCGCGCGGCCACACGCTGGGCATCGTCGGTGAGTCGGGCTCGGGCAAATCGACCATCGGAAAATGCTTGCTGCGCCTGACCGGGATCGACGGCGGGCAGCTGTTGTTTGAGGGGCAAGACATCGCACCGCTGAAGGCGCACGAATTCCGCCCGCTGCGCCGGCATCTGCAGATGGTGTTTCAAGACCCGTTTGCATCGCTCAACCCGCGCCACACCGTAGGCCGCAGCATTGCTGCCGGCCCGCTGGCCAATGGCGTGCCGGCGGCCGAGGCCGAGCAGCGCGCGCGCGAGTTGCTGCGCCTGGTGGAACTGGACGAATCCGCGTATGACCGCTACCCGCACGCGTTTTCAGGCGGCCAGCGTCAGCGCGTGGGCATTGCCCGCGCGCTGGCGCTCAATCCCAAGCTGCTGGTGGCCGATGAATCTGTGTCGGCGCTCGATGTGTCGGTGCAGGCGCAAATCCTCAAGCTGCTGCAGGACTTGCAGCAGCGCCTGCAGCTCAGCATGGTCTTCATCACGCACGATCTGCGCGTGGCGGCGCAAATCTGCCATGACATCGTCGTCATGCACCAGGGCCGCATTGTCGAGCGCGGCGCGCCCGAACAGGTGTTCGATGCACCCCAGCATCCCTACACCCAGCGCCTGGTTGGCGCCATCGCCGGACAGCATTGGCGTCCGATGGCGGCGGCTTGA
- the greB gene encoding transcription elongation factor GreB, giving the protein MSKAFTRERDGEEDEEDGAAATPPLPAGGKNYMTPQGYARLRAELLTLIDGERPKVVETVHWAAKNGDRSENGDYLYGKKRLREIDRRIRFLTKRLEIAEVTDPSVHHGGEQVFFGATVTYADDEGAERTITIKGIDEADNSQGEVSWISPIARTLLRARVGDVLQLPTPAGVKGIEVLEVTYPAPGTSP; this is encoded by the coding sequence ATGAGCAAGGCATTCACCCGTGAGCGCGATGGCGAAGAGGACGAGGAAGACGGCGCCGCCGCCACGCCGCCGCTGCCGGCCGGCGGCAAGAACTACATGACGCCCCAGGGCTACGCGCGCCTGCGCGCCGAGCTGCTGACATTGATCGACGGCGAGCGCCCCAAGGTGGTCGAGACGGTGCACTGGGCGGCCAAGAACGGCGACCGCAGCGAGAACGGTGACTATCTGTACGGCAAGAAGCGCCTGCGCGAGATAGACCGGCGCATCCGCTTTCTGACCAAGCGGCTCGAGATCGCCGAAGTGACCGATCCCAGCGTGCATCACGGTGGCGAGCAGGTGTTCTTCGGCGCCACCGTCACCTACGCCGACGACGAAGGGGCCGAGCGCACCATCACCATCAAGGGCATCGACGAGGCCGACAACAGCCAGGGCGAGGTCAGCTGGATCAGCCCCATCGCGCGCACCCTGCTGCGCGCGCGCGTGGGCGACGTGCTTCAGCTGCCAACGCCAGCGGGTGTGAAGGGCATCGAGGTGCTGGAGGTGACTTATCCCGCGCCCGGCACAAGCCCATAA
- a CDS encoding Lrp/AsnC family transcriptional regulator → MDDLDHQLIALLRANARLSVADLAHKLAVSRGTVTNRMQRLQDAQVIVGYTVRLKPEAEPEAIRAWMGITVEGNQTRAVIASLLGEPGVSALHDTNGRWDLLAELQADSMSGLSRVLERIRLIKGIRGTETSIHLASYR, encoded by the coding sequence ATGGACGATCTGGACCACCAACTGATTGCGCTGCTGCGCGCCAACGCGCGTTTGTCGGTGGCCGATCTGGCGCACAAGCTGGCGGTGTCGCGCGGCACCGTGACCAACCGCATGCAGCGCCTGCAGGACGCGCAGGTGATCGTCGGTTACACCGTCCGCCTGAAGCCCGAGGCGGAGCCCGAGGCGATTCGCGCCTGGATGGGCATCACGGTCGAGGGCAACCAGACGCGCGCGGTGATCGCCAGCCTGCTGGGCGAGCCGGGCGTCTCGGCGTTGCACGACACCAACGGGCGCTGGGATCTGCTCGCCGAGCTGCAGGCCGATTCAATGAGCGGGCTGTCGCGGGTGCTTGAGCGCATCCGCTTGATCAAGGGCATCCGCGGCACCGAGACCAGCATTCACCTGGCGAGCTACCGCTGA
- a CDS encoding ABC transporter permease — protein sequence MKILSFIAARVAKALLVILGVVVLNFLLIHLAPGDPASIMAGEAASSDPAFVEQLRQQFGLDKPLWQQLALYLKGVLQLDLGYSYRNQLPVLDLIAERLPATLLLMGLAFVFSLGVGVLLGVLAAQSRFTGRRRWLDSAIMSLALLFYATPLFWLSILLVILFSVTLGWLPAFGMSSVGAGLTGWAHVQDVAAHLVLPVVSLGCFFMAVYARLTRASMLEVMGMDFIKTARAKGVPAGQIIRRHVLRNALLPVVTFAGIQLGQMAGGAVLTETVFGWPGIGRLMFDALMQRDYQLLLGVFLVTSIMVVTFNLLTDVVYRLIDPRIDHGAAA from the coding sequence GTGAAAATCCTCTCCTTCATCGCCGCGCGCGTTGCCAAGGCGCTGCTGGTCATCCTGGGCGTGGTGGTGCTCAACTTTTTGTTGATTCACTTGGCGCCGGGCGATCCGGCCAGCATCATGGCGGGCGAAGCGGCTTCGTCCGACCCGGCCTTTGTCGAGCAATTGCGCCAGCAGTTTGGGCTTGACAAGCCGCTTTGGCAGCAGCTGGCGCTGTACCTGAAGGGCGTGCTGCAACTCGATCTTGGCTATTCGTATCGCAATCAGCTGCCGGTGTTGGACCTGATTGCCGAGCGCCTGCCGGCCACGCTGCTGCTGATGGGGCTGGCGTTCGTGTTCTCGCTGGGTGTGGGCGTGCTGCTGGGCGTGCTGGCTGCGCAAAGCCGCTTTACCGGGCGCCGCCGCTGGCTCGACAGCGCCATCATGTCGCTAGCGCTGCTGTTTTACGCCACTCCGTTGTTCTGGCTGTCGATTCTGCTGGTGATTTTGTTCTCGGTCACGCTGGGGTGGCTGCCGGCGTTTGGCATGTCATCCGTGGGCGCGGGCCTGACGGGTTGGGCGCATGTGCAGGACGTGGCTGCGCACCTGGTGCTGCCGGTGGTGTCGCTGGGGTGTTTCTTCATGGCGGTGTACGCGCGGCTCACACGGGCCTCGATGCTCGAAGTGATGGGCATGGATTTCATCAAGACCGCGCGCGCCAAGGGCGTGCCGGCGGGGCAGATCATTCGCCGCCACGTGCTGCGCAACGCGCTGCTGCCGGTGGTCACCTTTGCCGGCATCCAGCTTGGTCAAATGGCCGGCGGCGCGGTGCTGACCGAAACCGTGTTTGGCTGGCCAGGCATTGGCCGTCTGATGTTTGATGCGTTGATGCAGCGCGACTACCAGTTGCTGCTGGGCGTGTTTCTGGTGACCTCGATCATGGTGGTGACTTTCAACCTGCTGACCGATGTGGTGTACCGGCTGATCGATCCGCGCATTGACCACGGAGCGGCCGCATGA